The stretch of DNA CGGAAGAAACATTGGTGAAAAAGTAAGGATTGGCGGTCAGAGGAGAACTATTGTCAAGGCGGACAGTTTCTCCGCCGGGAGGCATCGCGCTCTGATTCCCCGGCATTTTTAATTTAAAGCCCTGGATGGAGCCGGGGGAAGTTTGGAATGGGATTGTAACGGTGAACGGCGAGGATTGATTGGAAAAATTTCCCGCCGCGTCTGACGCTGAAACGGTGTAAGTGTAGGTTGCGCCGGAAGATACATTTCTATCTTCATATTTATTGCCGGCAACAGCGGCAATTTGCGCGCCATTTCGATGCACCCAATATTCTGTTACGCCGATGTTATCGGTGGACGCGTTCCAATTAAGATTAACTGCAATCGGAAGAGCGCTGGCATTCAGGCCGGTTGGCGCGGAAGGCGGAGTGATATCGCTGGATGACAGAACTGATACGGTGACGCTTTGCGTTGCGCTTCCGCCCGCGCCGGCGCAGGTAAGAGTATAAATATCAGATAAAGCGGGAATAATTGATTGCGCGCCGTTCGTTGATTTTGTTCCAGACCATCCTCCGGAAGCAAAACAATCTATTGCGTTTTGAGAACTCCAGGAAAGAGTGGAAAAGTTTCCTTTGGTAATGCTGGCGGGAAAAGCCGTGAAATTGAGAGTGGGCGGATAAACATTGGCCGACGGCAAATAATGCCACCAAAGATCCGCATATCCTCCGGCAGGAACAACAATTGAGACGCTGCTTCCGGGAATCGGCGCCGCGCTGTGATAGCCGTTCGGATCGTTGGCCGCTCCGCAGTTTGTCTGGGTGGAATAACAAAGAGTGTAGCGGTGAAAAAGTAAGGATTGGCGGTCAGAGGAGAACTATTGTCAAGGCGGACAGTTTCTCCGCCGGGAGGCATCGCGCTCTGATTCCCCGGCATTTTTAATTTAAAGCCCTGGATGGAGCCGGGGGAAGAAGGCGAAGGAGGCGGTGAAAAATTAATTCTGCTGATATCTATATCCCAACTGCCGGCGTTGCTGAAACTGCCGCCGATTGGAACTATTTCCGCGTCGCCCGCGCCGTAATAAACTAAAATTGACGAGCCGGAAACGTTTCCAGCAATATCCGTTAGAATGCCGATATTATGGGTAGAGCCCCGATTGCCGCTGATGGTAATCTTCCGAGAATCGGAAAAAGTTTTAGGATCCCAAGTTATGCCGTCTTTTGAAAATGAATAATAGAGGTCGTTATGATTAAGTTCGTTGTGAGCATAGGCCGCGAAGAAAATTTTGTAATCTTTAAGATAAACGGGGACGAAATTTGTCGTTAAAAAAACCGGCTGGTTATTATTTTGAATTGTCCAGTTAATGCCGTCGGTTGAAAAAGCCAGCATTTCTCCTCCTCGATCAATATCCGTAAAATAATGATAAAATTTTCCGTTTAAGAAAAAAACCGCGGATTGGCCGATGCCGTATTTTCCGGATCGAGTCGTATTTTTGATAACCGCTTGCGGAGCGGAATTTGAAGGATATTTTGTCCAATTTATTCCATCGGAAGAACGGGCGAGAAATATCTCATTATTTACCCCGGAAAGAGAGGCAGCGGTATAATAAAGATAATAACTGCCGTTAAATTTAATAACTGACGGATCGCAGATATGGCCGTTTGATTCAAAATCGGTTTCTTCTGAATTTAAGGTGGGATTAAGCACGATCCGTAAATTTGACCAGTTAATGCCGTCAGAAGATTGCGCGTACCAGACAGAATCTCCGCCGCCGACCCGCGCCGAACACCAGTACATCCGATAAACGCCGCCGTCATTTATAATTGAAGGGCCGTAATCATAGACATCCGGCCTTTTTATGGCGTTGCTTACAAAAGAAGAAGAAGAGATGCCGGGAAAAATATTAGAATCAGAATCAGGAACCGTTGAAGAGACAGCCAGATTTCTCGCCAGGCATACTTCATTTATTTTGGCTCTGGTGATTTGGCCGACTATTGCCGAACCATCAGGCCGGGAATCGGACAAAAGGCCGTAACGGGATTGAAAACGTTTTACGGCTTGTTCCGTCAGGGGGCCGTAATAACCTGTGACAAAACCTTCCGGATAAATAGAGGGGTCTTGCGCCATAAATTTTTGAAGTGCGCTGATTTGCCCTCCAGTTTCGTAATCGCGGAGTCCAAGATAAAGATCATAAGATAAAGCGGGACAAGCTGGCGAGACAGCGGGCGTTTGCGAATCAATTTCTCCTGTAATTTTTTGAAGCTGGGCTTGAAGCGCCTGAATTTGCGTTTGAAGCTGTTCAATGGTGTGCGCGTCATTATGATCCGCGAACGTAAAAAACGGAAGAAATAAAAATAATCCTAATAAAAATAAAATCCGATTTAATTTTATTTTTATCCTCCATTTCCTCATTAGTTTTATTTTATCTCAATTCTTTTTTTAGTGTCAAATAGTCCTTATGTGCCATAAAATTCGGATTCTGAAAATTGACGGTAGGGGTGAGATTTGAACTCACGATACCCTTTCGGATATAACGCTTTTCAAGAGCGTCGCCTTAAGCCGCTCGGCCACCCTACCAGCATAAGTTAAATTATATCATAATTGATCATTTTTATTATTAAAAAAACAACCGCCCGCATCCGCCAATTGGCGGAGCGGGGCGGCTGTAAAAAAGATTTATGGCTATTGATTCGGCGCGGTTTGTATTTTTCGCAGTTTTTCGCGCTGTTCCGGCAGCCGTTCTTTTAATTTTTCAATAACGCGGAGTTTGGGCAAGTCGTTGTTTTTCAGCCGTTTGAGATATTCTTCTTTTTTGGCTTCATCGGGGATTTTTTCAATTCTTTTCTCAATTTTTTCCAGAGTTTTTTCCTGAGCCGCTTCCAGCCGCGCTTTCAGCGGTTTGGCTAAATCTCCTTTTTCTTTCAATTTTTCAATAATTTCCGAGTGTTTTAATTCATCGCCATTTATTTTTTCAAGATATGTTTTGAATTTTTCCTGGTCTTCGGGGGACATTTTAGAGAGATCGCCGTGCAGCCGTTTTAAGGCGTTTTCCTGCGCCCGGCGGATAGCTTCTTTGGCTTGCTCCGGCACTTTTTCTTCCACTTTCATCAGGATTTCTAAATTTTTAAATTGTTTGAATTTTCCGCCTTTTTGATTTTCCGCCGCTTTTTCCAGCCGTTCTCTTATTTTTTCCGGTTCGTCAAGCCGCGTCATTATCTCGGTGAATTTCTCCAATGATTTTTCCTGGGCCGCTAAAACTTTTTCCCGCGCTTTTTCCGGAAGTTTTTCCGCCAGCCGATCCATTAATTTTTGCCGTTTAAGCTGAAAATCGGTCAGTTTATTTAAGAGCCGTTCGGCATTTTGGTCATTTTTATTTACGCTTTCCGCCGCGGCTTTTACTTTTTCTGCTTCTGCTTCGTAATTTTCCATTGCTTTCTCAATGATTGACTGGTCGCCGGTTTTTTCAGCCAATTTTTCGGCTTCCAAAAGTTTTTCATTGGCAAATCGCGCCCGCAATTCCGTTTTATTTACTTTATTTAAAGTCAAGGCGGATTGAATGCCTCGGCGCCAATTTTTTAGAAAATAAAACGGGCTGTCCGGAAGAAGAGTCGGTTCGGAAATTTCCAATTCTTCGGCGGTAACGGTTTCATCTTCAATGACTTCTTTAATAACTTCTACTCCTGCGGCTGTTTTTTCGGCGGCTGTTTCTTCCTGGGCCAAAGCGGGGGAGACGGCAAAAAGAGCGATAAACAACGACAATAAAAATATTTTTGTTTTTATATTCATAATTTGTAGCGATTAAAATTAGCTGATAATCCTCTTTATTAATTTTATGTCAAAATGCTTCTTTTTGACAAGGGAAGAAAGTTTTTGTTTAGTCACGCTTTTTTTGCTCTCTCGCGCGTGGATTATTTCATTGTTTCCGGCGTAAAACGCCGCGTGGCCGATATAAATTTTCCGGCCACGGAATAATCTATGGGAATAATGCCCTTTCACGCCTTCAAAAAATAAAAGATCGCCGGCTAGAAGATCAACGGGATTTTTAATTTCTTTTCCCCGGGCGGCCTGAAGAATGGAACTGCGGGGTAATTCAATTCCTATCCGCGAAAAAATATGCCGGATAAAAGAAGAGCAATCAACCGCTTTCGGTTTTTTTGCGGATAATTTTTCTAAATAAGCGCCGTATTCGTAAGGCGTACCGATTAAATCGTTGGCCGCTTTGATTAATTTTTGAATTTTTTCTTGCTTAGTCATTATTTTATGTATTATTTTATCTGGAAAAAATTTTTTCGTAAACCCCGTCTATTTTAAATTAAACAGGAAAAAGAAATCCCCCACACTTATGTATAAGTGTGGGGGTTGTTTATTCTATAAAATTTTCAATTCTTTTTTTTAATATCTTTTCTTTAATCTTTCTTTCAATATTATCAGCTTCTTTGAAAATTTTTTCAGTTTCAGTTTTGAATTTATCTTTTTTATCTTTTTCTTTGAATAATTCAAAGCTGATAAGGCCGAAAAATAAGCCAATTCCAAAAGAAGCAATCATCAAATTTTTCTTATGTTTTTCCATTTTCACCTCCTATTTTTCATCCTTTCTGATTTTGGAATTGATTCTAACAATAAGTATAATAACTGAATCATTACTTGTCAATAGTTTGAGGTGAAACTTAATTTTCTTCTGGAAAATTCCACGGAGTGATAACATCACTCCGTTCAAGTCCCGCCAGCGCTATAATTAAAAATTTTAATGCCAGAAGGCATAAAAATTTTCAATGCGGAGGAGGTGGGACTTGAACCCACAAGCGGCTTTTAGACCGCTACGGATTAGCAATCCGCTGCCTTACCATTCGGCGCACCCCTCCCTAGAATTTTACAGGGCAAAAATGTTTTACCCCTTTTTATCAAATCCACTTTATCATATTTTTTAATGCGCCACAACGAGCGCGATTATTTTTTCCGCGCCGGCTTTTTGGAGAATGCGGGCGCATTCCATAATCGTGGCGCCGGTCGTTAAAACATCATCAATTAGGATTACGGTTTTGCCTAAAATTTTTTGAGAATCAGAAACAACGAAAGATTCTTTTAAATTTTTAAGCCGTTCATCGCGTCCCGCGGTTTTAACTTGAGGAGAAGTATTTTTTATTTTCAAAAGGACAGCCGGATCAAAAGCCAGATTGTTTTTTTGGCCGAGATATTGTCCTATAAGAGCGGCTTGGTTAAAACCGCGTTCCCGATGTCTTTTAGGAGATAAGGGAACGGGAATTATCAAGGACAAGGAAGCGCCGGAGGTGTTTTGGATCAAGAATTTTTTTGCTCTTTGGCTTAAAATCTCGCCTAATGTTTCCGTCAGAACACCGGCTCGCCGGTATTTAAAAGTTTTTATCATTTTTTTAATCGCAAGATTTTTATAATCAGTTGCCCAAAAAACGGAGAGATTTTCCAGGTTGAAAAAAGAAGCGCATTGGCTGCAAAATCCGGCGCCATCGCCTTTTTGGCAGGCAAAACAACGGATTTCGGGAAGATTCAACGAATTAAGGCAATGACCACATAAAAATTCTCCGTTTTGGCCGCAACTAAAGCATTTTTTAGGGAAAATAAGATCAAGAAACGCGTTCCAGGGTGTGGATAATTTAAACATTGAATGTTTAGAAGTATGTTATTATATATTTATATCATATAATATGCCGGATGGCAGAAAATTCTTTTTTCAAAAATTTTTTATCGCGATTTTATTCTGATCTTTGGCAAAAAAAAGGCGAAAGCATTCTTGGCGTTGATTTCGGTTTTTCTTCTTTAAAAATCGTCCAGCTGCGCAAAGAAAAAGAGCGGGCGGTTTTGGAGACATACGGCGAGCTTTCCGTTAGCCATTATGCCGATATTGGCGTGGGGCAAGCGGCAATTCTCTCTGAAGATAAAAAAACGGAAATGCTGAAAGATCTTTTTAAAGAATCGGGAGCCAAGGCGGAAAAAGTGGTTAGTTCTATTTCCCTTAAAAATAGTTTTGTGATAACGATTGAACTGCCGAAAATGGCAGATCGCGATCTAGCTCAAGCGATTCCTTACGAGGCGCGGCGTTATATTCCGGTGCCGATTACGGAAGTGGAGATGGATTGGTGGGTATTGCCGGAAGAATATAACGCCGAAGAAAAAAGGCCGGATGAAAAATTAAAAAAGGAGATGATTCGGGCGCTTTTAGTCGTCATTCATAAAGATATTTTGACGCGCCAGCGGTCATTTTTTACAAACGCCAATTTAAAATCAATCGCTTTTGAAGTGGAGATATTTAGTATGGTCAGGTCTTCTCTTGGCCGAGAATTAACGCCGATTCTTTTGATTGATTTAGGGGCTTCTTCCACCAAAATGGCGATTGTTGATTACGGCATTGTCAGAGTGGCCCATAGTTTGGATAAAGGCGGCCAAGACATCAGCGAAGTGCTTTCCCGTTCGTTGAACATTGATTTTTCCCGCGCGGAAAAGATAAAAAGAGAAACGGGTTTGTCTGATCAGCCCGAGCACCGCGAGATAAAAGAAGTAATCAGTCCGATTTTGGATTATATTTTTTCAGAGGCGGCCAGTTTTTCTTTAAATTATCGCGTAAAGTACGGCCGTTCTGTCAGCCGTGTGGCGTTGACCGGAGGCGGCGCGCTAATGAAGGGAATAAAGGATTTTTCAATAAATAAATTTGGTTTGGAAGTCAGTTTAGCCGATCCTTTCGCTAAATTGGAGTATCCGGCTTTTTTGGAGCCGGCGCTTAAAGAAATCGGGCCGAATTTTGCGACTGCCATTGGTTTAGCCTTAAGAGGACTGAATTAAATCCCGAAAGTTAAATTTTCACATTAAATAATGATATAATAATTTAATAGTATGGCTGAATCTTCGTCTTTTATTTCTAAAACCGCGGTTTCCAAGCTTCCTTATGGCACAGGAAGGAGTTTTAGTTTTTTAATCGTAATCTCCGTGGTTATTTTTATTATTTCTTTGGGATTTTTGGCCGGGGCGTGGTTTTATCAGGGTGTTTTGGAAAACGATCTGCGGATTTTAAGCGGCGATTTAGATAAAATTAAAAAAGAATTTGATCTTGTCTCTTTGGGAGATTTTTCCAAAATCGCCGATTCCATAGAAACAGCCAAGACGGTTTTAGGCGATCATAAAGCCGTTTCCCGCGTTTTTGATTTTTTGGAGAAAAATACTTTGCCGGAAGTAAGGTTTTTAAATTTCAATTATGAATCCGCGGAACAGTCATCTTTGGCGTTCAGCGGAGAAGCTAAAGGGTTTTTGGTTTTAGCCCAGCAAATTTTAATTTTGAAAAAAAATGAATTTTTGAAAAACATATCACTGTCCAATCTTTCTTTGAAAAAAGAAGGGCTGGTCGGTTTTACCCTGACGATGATTTTAGATCCGAAATTAATAAAATACGGCCCGTAATTTATGAAACAAATAATTATCGCCATTATTTTTATCGGAGCGGCCGGAGGAATTTTTTTCGGCTGGAGCGTGCCGATTACCGAAAATATCAAAAATTTATCAAAAGATATTAAAGATTTAGAAGGTGTTTTAAGCCGTTTTTACGATTTAAGAAAATTCAAAAATGAATTGATGGGAGTCTATAATTCAATCAGCGCCCGGGATTATAATCGTATTCTTGAAATTGTTCCTTTAGCCGCCGGCGAAGGGAATTTAGTGGTGGAATTTGGAAATTTAGCGAAGGAAAATAATCTTCTTCTTAAAAAAATTGACGTGAAATACGCCGTTGAAAGCGAAAAAAAGGCGGTGGTCATAAAAGAAAAATTGCCTTATGAAACCGCGTCTATTTCTTTATCGCTGGACGGCTCTTATAATTCTTTAAAATCTTTTCTTTCCAAATTGGAAAATTCTTTGCGGATTATTGACATAAAAACGCTGTCTTTTAACGCCGGAGCAAATGATTCTTATGAGTTTAATATTTCGGCCCAAGCCTATTTTCAAGCGAGGGAATAAAATGAAAATATTAATTTTATGAAAAATAATATTTTAATAACAATTTTAGCCATTGGAGCGTTGGCAGCCGCCGGCTTTTGGTATTTTAATTTTTTTTCTTCCGGCCAGGCCGAAGTCGTGGAAAAAGTTTTATCGGCAAATGAATTATCGGGTGAACCGAGGGAATTGCTCAACGCATTGGCAAAAATGCAGAAAATAAAGATAAATACCGCTTTTTTTGAGAATCCTCTCTATCTTGGATTGATTGATTTGTCGCCGACTATTGAAATTCCGGAAATGAAAGGGAGAAAAAATCCTTTTTTACCGATCGGAGATTAAAATTAAAATCCTAAATTCAATAAAAATTAGAAATTGAAAATTGAAATAGAATTTCGCTTATATGGATATTCGATTTGCTGACCTTCTCGTGGAGAAAAATATAATCTCCGGAGAAGAATTAAATAAAATAAAACAAGAAGCGGCTTCCCGAAGCGTTCCTTTAGAGGATATTCTTTTGGAAAAAAAAATACCGGAGATTGAAATTTTAAAATCTAAAAGCGAAATTTTGGGAGCGCCGATCATATCTTTAAAAAAAGGTAAAATTCCTTTTGATGTTTTAAAATTAGTGCCGGAAGAATCCGCCAAACATTATCGGTTTATTCCTTTTGCCGTCAGCGAAGGCGTTTTAGAAGTGGGAATGGTGGATCCGAATGACATCATCGCCCGGGAAGCTTTGAATTTTATTTCCGCCAAGATTAATATGCCGTATAAGATTTTTTTAATCAGCAAATCTGATTTTACGGCGGTGTTTGAAGATTATAAAAGTTTGGGCGGCGAAGTAACCCAGGCGTTGGGAGAATTGGAAAGTATGCTGATAGAAGCGGAAAAATCAATGCCGAAAGAGGCGGAAAAGGTTTTGGAATTCGTTGAAGAAACGCCGGTTATTAAAGTGGTGGCGGTGATGCTCCGCCATGCCGCGGAAGGAAACGCTTCTGATATCCACATTGAACCCCAGCGCGATCATTTAAGAATAAGATTCAGAGTGGACGGCATTCTTCATACAAGTTTAGTTTTACCTCTTAAGGTTCATGAGGCGATCGTTTCCCGCATTAAAATTTTAACCAATATGCAGCTTGACGAGAAACGGAAGCCGCAAGACGGCCGGTTTTCCGCCAGTATTGAGAAAAGGCAAATTGATTTTAGAGTTTCCACTTTCCCCACTTTTTTCGGAGAAAAAGTCGTTATCAGGATTTTGGATGTTGAAAAAGGAATAAAAACGCTTGAGGAAGCCGGATTTTCAGGAAATAATCTGGCAGAAATTAAAAAGGCGCTTGATCGCCCTTACGGATTGATTTTAATTACCGGTCCGACCGGTTCGGGTAAAACCACCACGCTTTACGCGATGCTTCAGATTTTAAATGAAGAGGGAAGTAATGTGGTAAGTTTGGAAGATCCGGTGGAATATAACGTGGAAGGAGTCAATCAATCCCAAGTAAAGCCGGAGATCAGTTATAATTTTGCCAATGGCTTGCGTTCAATTTTACGCCAAGATCCGGATGTGATTATGGTGGGCGAAATAAGAGATAAAGAGACAGCCCAGCTGGCTATTCATGCGGCTTTAACCGGCCATTTGGTTCTTTCCACTTTGCATACCAATTCGGCCACGGGCGTGATTCCTCGTTTGATTGATATGGGCGTTGATTCTTATTTAATCGCTCCTACTCTTGTTTTAGCGATGGCTCAAAGGTTATCCAGAACTCTCTGTCCGGAATCGCGGAAAGAAATTCCGGCTGCCGGAAAAATAAAAGAAATTCTGGAAAAAGAAATGGCGGAAATTCCTTTGGAAATTAAGAAGAGCATAAAAATACCTTCAAAAATTTATCAAGCAATGCCTTCTGCTTCTTGCCCTAAAGGCACGAAGGGACGCATCGCGATCAGCGAAGTTATCGCGATGACGCCGGCGCTGGAAAAAGCCATTCTTTCTGACCCGACTGAACCTAATATTATGAAAGCGGCGCGCCAGCAGGGAATGATTAAAATGCGCGAAGACGGAATTTTAAAGGTTTTGGAAGGAAAAATCGGGCTTGAAGAATTAACGGAAATTATTTAAAAATATGAAAATAAGAAAAAAATTAGGGTTTACGATTTTGGAAATTTTGGTTGTTTTGGCGATCGGCGCTTTAATTCTTTCTTTTGTTTTTTGGGGCTATCGCGATCTTAAAGCCAAAAGCCGCGATTCCAGAAGAGAACATGATATTAAAGAAATTCAAAATTCCCTTGTTCTTTACGTGAATGAGGCCGGTGTTTTTCCTTGTACTGGAGAAGGAGAAATAATTATCGGCGTTAATTCTTGTTTAAAAGACGCGCTTTTGGGAATCGGCGTTATTCCCGCTTTACCCATTGATCCTTTAGGAGGCGCCAGCGGCAGTTGCGGCAATCCTGCTTCTTACGTTTATTGTTATCAATCTTTGGAAAATGGCTTTAATTATCAAATAAGATATAATTTAGAGACCGACAGCATTTTAGGCAAAGCAAAAGGCCTTCAAAGCGTATCGCCTTAAAATGCCCCAGAATAAAAATAAAAAATTTATTGGAAAATGAAAGATTATCAAAAAGAATTAACGGAACTGATAATGATAATGGTTAAAGAGAGCGCTTCCGACCTCCATATTTCAGTGGGGCGCCATCCGACGATCAGAGTCGCCGGCGAGCTTATTCCGCTTGTTAAAAGGCCGGTGTTGACTCCGGAAGACACCGCGGGGCTGATTTTTACGATGCTTAATGAAAGCCGGCAAAAAGAACTTTTTGAAAAAAGAGAGATTGATTTTTCCTATAATTTTCAAGATAAAGTAAGATTTCGGGTCAATGCTTTTTATCAGAAAGGTTTCTTGGGAATAGCTTTGCGGTTTATTTCTGTGGGAATTAAAGATGTTAAATCTCTTAATTTGCCGGAAACGCTTTTATCTTTTACCGGAAAAGGGCAGGGTTTTTTTCTGGCGGTCGGCCCGACCGGCCACGGCAAATCCACGACTTTGGCCAGTATGATTGATGTCATTAATCATGAAAGAGCCGAGCATATTATCACGGTGGAAGACCCCATAGAATACATATTTATTCAGGACAAATCAATCATTGACCAGCGTGAAGTCCAAAGTGACACTCATGATTTCAAGCGCGCTTTAAGGTCAATGTTCAGGGAAGACGTTAATGTGGCAATGATCGGCGAAATGCGCGATTACGAAACCATTTCCGCCGCGGTCACCGCCGCGGAAACCGGCCATCTTATTTTTTCTTCCCTCCACACCAATAATGCCGCTCAAACTATTGATCGCATTCTTGATTCTTTTCCGCCCACCCAGCAAAATCAGATTCGTTCCCAGCTGGCCAGCACCATTATCGGAATTTTTTCCCAACGTTTGGTCCCGCGGGTTTCCGGCGGCCTTATTCCGGCTTACGAACTTTTGATCGCCAATCATGCTGTTCGAAATTTAATTCGGGAAAATAAAGTCCATGAAATTGATATGGTGATTGAAACCAGCTCTGATCTGGGAATGGTAAGTTTTAACCGTTCTTTGGTGGAATTGGTCAGGCAGGGAGAAATTACCATGGAAAACGCGCTGGCTTATTCTTTGAATCCTTCCGGCTTGCAAGCGTTGTCAAAATAATTTCAAAGCTTGGAGCGCTGCCATAAGAAAATGAATTTTACAACATTAGTATAAATTATGCTTTTTAATTATCAAGCCCGCACTCCGCAAGGGGAAATAAAATCAGGCAATATTGACGCCGCTTCCACGGAAGGCGCTCTCGCTTCTCTTCAACGCCGAAATCTTATCGTGATTTCTTTGGAGTCGGTTGAAAAATCAACGCCTTGGTATAAAAGAGGCATTACTTTGTTTGAACGCGTTAAGATGCGCGATGTGGTTATTATTTCCCGCCAGCTTTCCACGCTTTTTGAAGCCAAGGTGCCGGTGGTGGAATCTTTAAAAGTTCTTGTTTCTGAAACCGCCAGTCCGGTTTTAAAGAAACGTTTAGCCGCGATTTTGGAAGACATTGAAAGCGGCACTTCTATTTCCGAAGCTTTAGGCAAGTATCCTGAAATTTTTTCAAAATTTTACGTTAATATGGTTAAATCCGGAGAAGAATCCGGAAAACTAAACGAGGTTTTTTCTTATTTAGCCGATTATCTGGAACGTTCATATGATTTGACCGTTAAAGCCAGAAACGCTTTTATTTATCCGGCTTTCGTTTTAACGGTTTTTACGGTCGTGATGATTTTAATGTTGGTTATGGTGATTCCGCGGCTTTCAACTATTCTGACCGAAACCGGCCAATCCCTTCCTTTTTACACAAAAATTATTATCGCTTTCAGCAATTTTTTAAGAAATTTCGGCATTTTACTTTTAGTTTTTTTGGCAATCGGCGTTATTTTTCTCTGGCGCTATCTTCAGACCGGCGCGGGTAAAATGGCTTTTTCCCGTTTTCAACTGTCTATTCCGATTGCCGGTGAGCTTTATAAAAAATTTTATTTGGCAAGAATAGCCGATAATCTGCAAACTCTTTTGGCGAGCGGGGTTCCCGTGGTGCGCGCTTTGGAAATTACTTCCGATGTGGTGGGCAACGAAGTTTACGCGGAAATTTTAAAAGAAACTATTTCTATGGTTAAATCCGGCAGTCCGATTTCCGAGGCGTTTTCTCGTTATGAAGAAGTTCCTTTATTGATTTCCCAATCCGTAAAAATCGGCGAAGAAACCGGCAAGCTGGATTTTATTTTAAGCACAATGGCGCGTTTTTACCGCCGGGAAGTGGATAATGCTGTAGATAATATCGTCAGTTTAATTGAGCCGGTGATGATCGTGCTTTTAGGTTTGGGAGTCGGCGTTTTGGTGGCTGCGATTCTTGTTCCAATTTATAACATTTCAACGGGATTCTAAATAATTTTCAATTTTCATTGAATTTACAATTTAATAATTTACAAACTAACGGGATAAATGAGATAATTAATGAAATAAGGTCGATAAAATAAAAATAATAAAATATACACGCAGATATGTTTTTAAGAAAAAATAAAGGTTTTACGTTGATTGAGCTTTTAGTGGTGATTGCCATTATCGGCATTTTGGCTTCGGTGGTGCTCGCTTCCTTGAATAGCGCGCGCAAGAAAGGCCGCGACGCCCGCCGGGTGGCGGATATCAAACAAATTCAGCTTGCTTTAGAGTTGTATTTTGACGCCAATAAGGAGTATCCGGACGCTCTTAGCGGAAAATTAAATCCCACTTATTTGCCGGCCGTGCCTGATGATCCTTTGAGTGGCGCTTATTTTTATGACGCTTACACTACTTCCACCAATCCTCCGGTGGCGGGAGACGATTGCACGGAAGCCAGCGAGATGTGCCTTTCTTATCATTTAGGCGCTGATCTTGAAGAAAATACCAATCCGGCTTTAAACGCGGATATGGATGCGGACGGAAATACGATTGACGGGCCGGATGCGGATGGATGCGCTGATGCGGCCGGACGTTATTGCTATGATGTTAGGCCATAATTATTCTGATTTTCAGGTATTTTAAACCTCTCCCTCTGGTTAGCCGGAAGGGGAGGTTTTATGTTTTGTATTTGGCGGATAACAAGTTATTATTTAATTATGGCGGGGATTTTAATTTTTATTTTAGGACTAATCATGGGCAGTTTTCTAAATGTGG from Candidatus Niyogibacteria bacterium encodes:
- a CDS encoding PilT/PilU family type 4a pilus ATPase, with product MKDYQKELTELIMIMVKESASDLHISVGRHPTIRVAGELIPLVKRPVLTPEDTAGLIFTMLNESRQKELFEKREIDFSYNFQDKVRFRVNAFYQKGFLGIALRFISVGIKDVKSLNLPETLLSFTGKGQGFFLAVGPTGHGKSTTLASMIDVINHERAEHIITVEDPIEYIFIQDKSIIDQREVQSDTHDFKRALRSMFREDVNVAMIGEMRDYETISAAVTAAETGHLIFSSLHTNNAAQTIDRILDSFPPTQQNQIRSQLASTIIGIFSQRLVPRVSGGLIPAYELLIANHAVRNLIRENKVHEIDMVIETSSDLGMVSFNRSLVELVRQGEITMENALAYSLNPSGLQALSK
- a CDS encoding type II secretion system protein, translating into MKIRKKLGFTILEILVVLAIGALILSFVFWGYRDLKAKSRDSRREHDIKEIQNSLVLYVNEAGVFPCTGEGEIIIGVNSCLKDALLGIGVIPALPIDPLGGASGSCGNPASYVYCYQSLENGFNYQIRYNLETDSILGKAKGLQSVSP
- a CDS encoding type II secretion system protein, producing MFLRKNKGFTLIELLVVIAIIGILASVVLASLNSARKKGRDARRVADIKQIQLALELYFDANKEYPDALSGKLNPTYLPAVPDDPLSGAYFYDAYTTSTNPPVAGDDCTEASEMCLSYHLGADLEENTNPALNADMDADGNTIDGPDADGCADAAGRYCYDVRP
- a CDS encoding type II secretion system F family protein, which encodes MLFNYQARTPQGEIKSGNIDAASTEGALASLQRRNLIVISLESVEKSTPWYKRGITLFERVKMRDVVIISRQLSTLFEAKVPVVESLKVLVSETASPVLKKRLAAILEDIESGTSISEALGKYPEIFSKFYVNMVKSGEESGKLNEVFSYLADYLERSYDLTVKARNAFIYPAFVLTVFTVVMILMLVMVIPRLSTILTETGQSLPFYTKIIIAFSNFLRNFGILLLVFLAIGVIFLWRYLQTGAGKMAFSRFQLSIPIAGELYKKFYLARIADNLQTLLASGVPVVRALEITSDVVGNEVYAEILKETISMVKSGSPISEAFSRYEEVPLLISQSVKIGEETGKLDFILSTMARFYRREVDNAVDNIVSLIEPVMIVLLGLGVGVLVAAILVPIYNISTGF